Genomic DNA from Carnobacterium divergens DSM 20623:
ACACCCATTCAAGAAAAATAGCAAGTATTTTCGCTTATTATTTGTAAGCTTATTTTTTCAGTTCATTTTTAGTCATCTTTAGTTGCGCAACAATCATGATACTGATAATAATCAGTAGATACCAACTTGTTATTTTCCCAAGATGTACGAAGCGCCATTGTTTTAATTGATCTGGATAAGCCCACGCACCAAAAAAACTGGCAATATTTTCTGCTACCCAGATAAAGAAGGCAATGCATAGAAAAGAAAAGCTTAGCGGCATTTTCAGGCGACTTTCACCGACTGTAAAATACACCCATGTAGGATAAAATAAATAAAATACTGCTACAATTAAAAACCAACGCAAATCAACCATAAAATGGTGGGTAAAAAAATTCAGATAAATCAGGCTGCATAATAAAATAACTACTTTAGTATTTGGCCACGTACTCATTTTCAAATCAAAAACCTTCCATGCTTTACAAATATAGCTCCCTATACTTGAATACATAAAACCACTGTACAATGGCACACCACCAATCTTCCAAAAACCAGCACCTGGATAACTCCATGATCCAAATTGAACTTTGTAAATTTCTAATACTAATCCAATAATGTGAAATAACATAATAACCTTTAATTCATCCTTGGTTTCTAATTTAAAATAAAGCAGTGTGATTTGTGTAAAGATACAAATTAGCAACAACAGATCGTATCGAGGAATCATTCCAATTGATATGTATTTCGTTAGTCCAAGTGATATAACAATAATTATCGGAAATAAACAACACTGTATTTGCTGATAAGTAAACTGTAAAATCCCTTTAACAACCTTCATATGCCCACTTCCTTCGCTTCTATTTTCGCGTTTTATTCTAAAGAAAGAACTAAGAGAAAACTAAATTTAGGATAAATTCAAAAAAAATTCACACTTTTTTTACATATTCGTACCAATTTAATCATTATTTCGTCATATTTATTGCTTATACTATCTTTATAATCAAACAACAACCAACTTTTTTATTTTTTCATTCTTTACTCCTCCAAAGTAAAGAACCAACTCCTTTTAGTCATCTGATTTAATTCAGGTGGCTTTTTTTTTAATAAAAAAAACTTCCCTAAAGAAGGGAAGTTTTTAGTTTATTTATTTAAACCAACTCGATCAAAAATTGTATCAACATTCTTTAAATGGTAATGATAGTCAAATGCATCATCTAAATCTTCCATTGATAGAATCGACATAATTTCAGCATCTTCTTCTAATAATGGACGGAATGGTACTTGATTGTCCCATGAAATAGCTGTTTTAGGTTGAACTAAATCATAGGCTCCTTCACGGCTCATTCCTTTGTCAATCAATTTCAACAATACTCGTTGACTGTAAATCAAACCAAATGTTGCATCCATATTGCGTTTCATATTTTCAGGGAAAACTGTCAATTTTTTCACAATATTGCCAAAACGGTTTAACATATAATCTAATAAAATCGTTGCATCAGGTAAAATAATCCGTTCTGCAGATGAATGTGAAATGTCACGTTCATGCCACAACGTTACGTTTTCATAAGCAGTTACCATATGTCCTCGAATCACACGAGCTAAGCCGCTCATATTTTCTGAACCAATTGGGTTACGCTTATGAGGCATTGCTGATGAACCTTTTTGACCTTTTGCAAAAAATTCTTCTACTTCGCGAGTTTCAGATTTTTGCAAACCGCGAATTTCAGTGGCAAATTTTTCGATACTTGTTGCAATTAATGCAATCGAAGACAAGTATTCTGCATGTAAATCACGAGGCAATACTTGAGTTGAGATTTCTTGCGCTCTTATCCCTAATTTATCACATACATATTCCTCAACAAAGGGAGAAATATTCGCAAAGGTTCCAACAGCGCCACTAATTTTCCCAGCTTCAACACCTTTTGCAGCATGTTCAAAGCGTTCAATATTGCGTTTCATTTCGGAATACCATAAAGCTAATTTCAAGCCAAAAGTTGTTGGTTCAGCGTGGACTCCGTGAGTTCTTCCCATCATAACAGTCATTTTATGTTCTTTCGCTTTTTCACCAATAATCGTTAAGAAGTTAGTCAAATCTTGACGAAGAACATCATTCACTTGTTTTAATTGATAACCGTAAGCTGTGTCGACAACGTCTGTACTTGTCAAACCATAATGAACCCATTTACGTTCTTCCCCAAGTGACTCTGAAACTGCACGGGTAAAGGCTACCACATCGTGTCTTGTTTCTTGCTCAATTTCTAAAATTCTCGCTACGTCGAAACGAGCATTTTTACGAATTTTTTCTACATCAGCTTTTGGAATGTCTCCTAGTTCCGCCCATGCCTCGTCTGCTAATATTTCGACTTCTAGCCAAGTATCATAACGGTTTTCATCTGTCCATAATTTACCCATTTCCGGTCTTGTATAACGTTCTATCATTGTTTAATTCGCTCCTATTCCCAAATTCCAGTATCTTCGATGGTTTCTAATGTTCGTTCAATGTCTTTTGTTAAAATCGTGATATGTCCCATTTTACGGCCTAGTTTTGCAATTCCTTTTCCGTAATAGTGGAAATGCCAATCTGGTTTTAATAAAATTTGAAATAACGATTCTTCAATTTGTTCTCCTAATACATTCACCATTACTGCTGGTGAAAGCAATTCAACTTGGGGCAATGGCCATCCACAAATTGCGCGAATGTGTGCATCAAATTGTGAAAATGTACAAGCTTCAATTGAATAATGTCCCGAATTGTGTGGACGAGGCGCTAGTTCGTTAACATAGAGTGTTCCCGTTGAAGTTAAAAATAACTCAATGCCTAAGACCCCCACTAGTTCTAACTTTTCTGCAATCACAATCGCGACGCGTTTAACTTCTTCTGCAACGTCTAAAGGAATTCTTGCTGGAGCAATCGTTTCATGTAAAATATTTTTACGATGCAAGTTTTCTACAACTGGAAATACGGTAATTTCTTCTGCTTCGTTTCGCGCCACCATAACGGAACACTCACGTTCAAAAGGAATCCATGCTTCTAGCACACAAATGCCTGTTTGTAGTAAAAATTCACATTTTGGAATGTCTTCTTCGCTATATAAAACGACTTGTCCCTTGCCATCATATCCGCCACGAATGGTTTTTAAAACACAAGGAAATCCAATACTATCAATAGCTAAACGAATATCTTCTAAATCAATAATTGTCGCATAAGGTGCAATATTGATATTATTTTCTTCTAGATACGCTTTTTCTAATAAACGATCTTGTGTAATAGATAATAAATCGCTACCTTGTGGAACTTTCACAATAGATTCAATTTTGCTTAATGCGTCTACGTCAACATTTTCAAATTCATAGGTAATAACATCACACTTTAAAGCTAACTCCATTAATGCTTCTGCATCGTTATATTTTGCTATAATTTGCCAGTCTGCTACTTGAGCGGTTGGACAGTTGGCTTCTGGATCTAAGACTCCTACTCGATAACCCATTTCTTTAGCTGATAAGGTCATCATACGCCCAAGTTGTCCTCCACCAATGATTCCGATTGTTTTTCCTGGAACGATCAGATTAGACAAGTTCATCACTACTTTCCATTGCTTTTTCTTTTATTTCTTTTCTTCTCTTATTTAGTTTATCAGTAATTGCCTCATCTGTCATTGACAACATTTGTAAAGCTAATAATCCAGCGTTTGTGGCTCCTGGTTTTCCAATCGCAACCGTTGCTACTGGAACACCGGCTGGCATTTGTACAATTGAAAGAAGGGAGTCCATTCCTTTTAAACTTTTTGATTCAATTGGGACTCCGATTACAGGTAAAGTTGTTTTTGCCGCCACCATTCCTGGTAGATGAGCCGCACCTCCTGCACCAGCAATAATTACTTTAATCCCCTTAGAACGAGCCGTTTTTGCAAATTCAAACATATAGTCGGGTGTTCGATGAGCGGAAACCACTTTCTTTTCATACGGAACCTTAAATTCATCTAAAATTTTGCACGCGTATTGCATTGTTTCCCAGTCGGAAGTACTTCCCATGATAACAGCGACTTCATTGATCAACTTATTTCCCCCTCATCCAATCTCTTCTCTTTGATTTTAACAAGGCCATGTAAAGGAGTCAATTATTATCGAATATTATATCTAATTTTTAATAAATCGTTCGCTTTTAAGCTTATTTTATGTTTTGATAATATTTTGCTAACTCGTTTATTCTATTTTCAACTATTTTTTTTAATGCTGGAGGCCTAATAGCCAAAATAGTCTCTCCATATCGTAATAAATAATTAGCAATAAAAGGCTCTTCATGCTGTTGGTAGCTTCCCTTAATTATAATTTTATCGGTTTCAATCAGCTTCATAGATGGGTAATTTTCTTTGTAAAATAGATCCTTAGCTTGTTCTTTTATCTCGACTTCAAAATCTGTTCCTAATTTCGTCTGTTGGTGAATAGATAACTGTAATAAGTCTTCTGAAAGAAACGATGGAGGGCTATTTTCTACATCAAAACTAGTTATTTTATCACCTCTAAAAACAATCATGCGCTTTGTTTTCAAATTAATTCCACTGACATACCATTGTCCAAATTTAGCCGATATTTTAAAGAATTGGACAGAATAAACTTGTTCCACTTCTCCTTTTAAATAACTAACAGTACACTCATTTCCAGTTAAAATACTTTCTAAAATTTGATCTAAAAAAGAACTCACATTAGGATGAGGGTATGATTCAAAATTTAGAACCTTCTTCATTTTATGAAGATGTTGCCATTGATCTTTCGATAAACATTTTTCAAAGTTTTCATTCAATTTTTTTACACTTAAATGAAATGGTGAGGATTGATACGCTTCTAATGTAAGCATCGCAAAATAAAGAGCATAAATTTCATCAATCGTAAATAAAATTGGCGATAAGAGTCTATTTTGCAAAATACCATATTTCCCATAGCGCCCATACTCAGTATAAATGGGCATTCCCAACTCTTCCAAAGAACGCACATCACGAAGTGCAGTACTTTTGGAAATAGTATAACGCTCCATTAGTTCTTTCAAGTTGAAGAAAGAGCGATCATTCAAGTATCGAATCATATCATTTAACCGTTCTGATTTTTTCATTCTTCTGCTCCTTTAAAAGGTGTCATGTTTTGACCTCTTTATCTACTATACTGAAATCAAGATAATCAATCAACTGAATGAAGCGATTATCAATAAAATAAAAAGGAGTTTTTTAGAATGAATCAAACGTTAGAAATCGGTATTTTTCTTTCAATGAATGGCAAAGCACAAGAGGCAATCACTTTTTACAAAAAACACTTACATGCCAAGGAACAATTTAAAATTACGTATGAGGAAATGGCGGAGCGTGACTCTTCTCTCCTAGTAACCGAAGAAAATAAACAGTTTATTTCTCACTCTGTTTTAACAATTGGCAAAACCAAAGTCATGATTGCTGAAGAAAGCATGAACTTGGAACGCCCTTTTCAAATTGGAAACAATCTTTCTTTATGTATTCAAAGTGCTGATTTGCAACAAATCCAACAATTTTATACTAATTTAGTAAGTGAACCACAAGTAAAGGTGATTGTTCCTTTGTCTAGCAATGCATTTAGTGAGGCTTATGGCGTTATTCAAGATCCTTTTGGGGTTCTTATCCAGCTAAACCATGATGAGCGTTTATAAGCCCTGCTGAACCATCTTTTTTCAACTAAAAAAGTCAGACATTGTTCCATGTCTGACTTCCTTATATAATCATTAATCTTGCATCGCTTTTCTTCTTTTTCGGACTTTTTTTGTCCAAAATCCACCGCTGATGTATTTAGGCTCATAAGAAATGACAAATGCTTTTGGTTCTAATTTATGAATTTCTTTATAGAGAAGTCTTTCGGTTTTACGAGGACTTAATATTTCTAAAATCATCCGCTCACCTTCACGTCCATAGGCATAATTCATCGTTACCCCGTAACCCAAATCTCTTAATTCTTCTGGAACATTGCTTTCCACATCTGGAATAATTACTGTGACCATAATATAACCCAAAGCTAGGTATTCCTCAATTTTAATGCCCACTGCAATTCCGACACCATAACCGATTGCATATGCTGCCAAATTCCAAGGGTTATCCAGACGACTTAAGACCATACTTAGTCCTACAACATAGATGGTAATCTCAAAAACACTAACGATTGGCGCTATTAAACGATACCCTTTCATCGTTAGCATAAACCGAATTGTATTTAGTGTGATATAACAAAAGTTAATCACAAAAATCATGCCAATCATTTTTAAATCAATTCCCATTTTAAAACCTTCTTTCCTTACAACCTCCATGATAAAGAAAAGAAACAAAAAAAACAATGAAAAGAAATCATTCTCTTCACTGTTTTCATTTTTATTTTCCAGTTTCAGCAAATTCACTGCCAACTACTCGACTGGTTTGCTTCAAACTTTTTGGGTTTAAAATTAAATTCAATACAATTGACGTGATACTTGCGACCACAATACCGTTACCAGTAAATAATTGTACCGTTGCAGGAAATTGCTTAAAGATATCAGGAACAACTGTGACCCCAAGTCCCAATCCAATTGACACAGCAACAATTAACAGATTTGCATCTACCATAAAATCAACTTTCACTAACATACGAATGCCTTGAATTGCAACCATACCAAACATAACCAACATGGCTCCACCAAGAACTGGTTCAGGAATAATAGTTGCAATCGCGCCAATCTTAGGTAATAATCCTAATAAAATCAAAAATCCAGCTGAAAAATAAATTGGTTTACGATTTTTAATACCAGACAATTGAACTAGCCCTACATTTTGAGAAAATCCGGTATAGGGGAATGTATTAAAAATTCCACCTAATAAAACAGCTAAACCTTCAGCTCGATAGCCGCGTTTCAAGTCATCTTCGCTAATATCTTTTTCAGTAATTTCACCAAGTGCAAAATAAACACCTGTTGATTCTACCATGCTCACCAGCGAAATAAGAATCATCGTCACGATAGAAGACCATTCAAATGTTGGGGTGCCAAAGTAAAATGGTGTTGGCATATGAAACCAAGAGGCATGTAAAACAGGAGATAGACTTACTAGCCCCATCATTGCAGCTACAATCGTTCCTACCAGTAAACCAATTAAAACGGCGATTGATCGCATAAATCCAACTCCATAAACTTGTATACCCAAAATAACAGCTACTGTTAAAAAGGATAGAATTAAAAATTGACTGTCTCCAAAATTTGGAGCTGTTTTTAATCCGCCACCCATTTTTTCAATCGCAACAGGAATCAAGGTTAAACCAATTACAGTAATTACCGTTCCGGTTACAACCGGTGGAAAAAATCGTTTTATTTTTGAAAAAATACCAGAAATTAACAAAATAAAAATTCCTGCAACAATGATTGAGCCATACATTGCGCTAATTCCTTGGTTAGAACCAATCAAGATTAGTGGGGATACTGCTTGAATTGCACAACCCAATACAACCGGCAGTCCAATTCCAAAAAATTTATTAACTGTTAATTGTAGAAGCGTCGCGACACCACACATAAAAATATCAATGGAAACTAAATACGTCATTTGCGTTTCATTAAAACCTAACGCTCCACCTATTAAAAGAGGTACAATAACCGCTCCAGCATACATAGCTAAAACATGTTGTAATCCTAAAGCTGCTGCTTTTCCATTAGATAACACGATTACGCTTCCTCCTCTTTCACAAAGGTTACTTTGCCATCCACAAATGCTTCAATTCGAGCAAGTGATGCAATATCAACACCACTTTCTTCAACAATTTGACGACCCTTTTGGAAAGACTTTTCAATGACGATTCCCATACCGCTTACCTTCGCACCTGCTTGTTTACAAATATCAATCAAGCCAATTGCAGCTTGTCCATTTGCTAGAAAATCATCAATCAATAACACATTATCAGAAGCATCTAAAAAGTTTTTTGACACTGCAATTTCGTTTGTAACGTTTTTTGTAAAAGAATAAACACTCGCACTGTATAAATTATCTGTTAATGTTAAACTTTTATGTTTTCTTGCAAAAATAACAGGAACTTCCATTTTAAGTCCTGCAAATACTGCTGGAGCGATACCAGAAGACTCGATAGTAATTATTTTGTTGATTCCTCGGCCTTTAAAAATACGTGCAAATTCATTGCCAATTTCTTGCATCAATACTGGATCAATTTGATGATTTAAAAAATTGTCTACTTTCAATACATCTTCCCCAAGGACAACGCCATCTGTTAAAATACGGTCTTCTAATAATTTCATGTTTGATAAACTCCTTTTTTTGTTAAATCGCCTAAATTTAGTGCTTAAATTAAAAAAAATAAAAACTGTGTCTTTCCTTTGCTTTTTTTTACCAAAGCAAAGAAAAAACACAGTCAAACTGTTCATTCATTTCTTTACTTATAGTCCAGTAATTTACGGTTCTGGGTAGATACTCGCCAACCTTATTTTGGCTATTATATAAGTTTTTATTGAAGGATGTTCCTCAAAAGACCAACAATCCAATTTTATTTTAATGATTTAAACCAGTAAATATAGGATTTCTATTTCTATTAAATTAACACACAAACCCTAAAAGAGCAACACTAATTTGATGAAAACCAGCTGAAAACGTTCTCTTTGGAGAATGATTAAAAACAAGACATTAAAAAAATGTCTTGTTTTAATATTCGCCTTTATCAAAGATACTTCGTCCCTTCTCGAACAGCTAGTGAACTTAAATTAGGAGTTTCTAAAATAAACTTTCTTACCCAAGCTGGGTTGCTTTTACTATAATCTCTAAGTGACCAGCCGATTGCTTTTTGAATAAAAAATTCATTCGTATCTATCTCTTGAACAATTGCTGCTTGCAGATAATTTGTTTGTGTTTTTTCCTTGTATCCTAGCTGCAAATTGATTGCCACTCGTCTATTCCAAAAATTTTCACTTGTTGTAAAATGCTGAAATACTAAATCAAATTTTTCAGGATTTACTAAACACCATCTTGAAATAACTGCTCTTAATGAATCGACAGAATCCCACCATGCCTTTTCCGTCACTAAGTAAAATAATGGAGCAAACTCTTCATAGCTGAGTCGCTTAATGTTTTGTTGCAATAAATCGATTGCAATATACTGGTATTCACGACTTTCTAGCGCATAGTAGCGTTTAACTTCTGATAAAACTTCTTGAATTGGCCAAGTTTTACTTTCTTTTAACATCTCTTTAGATTGGATTTTTCTAAGAGGTGCACTTATCCCTGCAAATGGGAACTGATTTTTCATGTATTTCGCCATCGCTTCTTGCTTGGCTGAATTTTGAGTCAATACAACTTTTATCATGCTTGCTCTCCTTTTGAATAGGGAAAAGCAGCTACCTTAGAAAAGATAACTGCTTTTGTTATTTTTTAATACATACCTTCAAGAACAGGACGCATTCTTGAAATAACATCTCGACTCGTTCCGCCTTCTAACATCGCTACTAATAAATAATTGTTATTGTCAGCGTCAAAGGCTAGTAAGAACGCATTTTCGTCTCCTTTAGTGTCTTGCTTTTCTTTTAATTCAGCGGTTCCGGTTTTAGCGGCAATTTGATGCCCTGGAATAGCTAACGTATGAGCTGTTCCTTGTGGGGAATTTACTGTCTCAATTAACGCATCTTTTACAATTGTTGCTGATTTATCCGTAATCGCTTGTTTTGATTCAGCTGTTTTTTGATCGGATAGTAATTTTGGATACCTAATTTGACCGTTGTCTGCAAAAGGCGTGTAAGATACTGCTTGTTGGATTGGGCTCATTAGCAATTGACCTTGTCCGTATGCTGTATCTGCCAATAAGATATCGCTATTAAGGCCTTTTTTATTGGCTACTTGTGCTGGATCCATCGCAATTGGCAAGTCTAACGTTTCACCAAAAATAAATTTGTTTAACCCTTTTTCAAAGGTTTCTTTTCCCATTGCTAAACCTTCTTGGGCAAAATAAATATTATCAGAATAAACAAGGGCTTGTGTCATGTTAACAGTTGGCACGTCGCTTACTCGTGTGACAAAATAATCTCCCCAAGAGGAATCTTTTTGCCATTTTAGGCCACTAATATCATGGGTTTTATCTGGTGTAGTGATTCCTGCATCTAACCCAATTCCTGCAGTAATTGTTTTGAACGTCGAACCTGGCGCATAATTGCTAGCGTATCTAGCTAAGAATGGTAAATTTTTGTCATTTGCATATTGGTCGTATTCTGCTGACGAAATGCCACTTGTCATTAAATTTGCGTCATAAGATGGACTACTTACTAAAGCCATCAATGAACCATCCGTTGGATTCATCATTACTGCTGAGCCTTTTTGACCTTGAATTTGATCGTAGGCTTGCTTTTGAATCTTGCTATCGATTGTCAAGGTGATTGTTTTCCCTTCGACTTTATCCACTTCTTGAAGAACTGCTTTTAAATTTTGGTCTTTATCGTTGATAACGATGCGTCCACCATTTTTACCACGTAATTCTTTATCTTTAGCTGCTTCCAAGCCAGATTTCCCAATAATATCTCCAGCATTTAAGGATTTATTTTTTTCAATGTCTTCTGCTGAAACTTCTCCGACATAACCAATTAAATGGGCAGCTGCTTCGTTAAGAGGATAATTTCTCATTTCTCTTAATGTATATTGGACACCTGGAATAACCGGCGTATCTCCTGCTTTCATCACTTTAATTGGAACTAATAGCTCAGGTTTTACCCAGCTTGCACCTAATTTTTTTTCAATCGTTTCAACTGGTACACTAAGCTTTTCACTAATAGTCTTAATTGCTTCGGTTTTCGCATCGCCTTCGCCTAAATCATTTGGGACGATACCCGCTTCTGGGATTTTTTTAAGATTGGCTAAAGGCTCTCCATTTTTATCGAGAATTTCTCCACGAGTAGCGGTTGTTGTGGTCACACTGATTTTATCCGTTGCTTCCATTTTAGAAAAAATCAAATGGGCATCCCAGTCTACTAAATAATCATCTCCAGCTTTGGTTAACTTCGCTTCATGTTTTTCTGGTTTCAATTCACCTAAACTGGTAGTAACATTCATTGTGTAGCTCATTTTATATTCTTTATTTTTTGTAACAGGTTCAACTTTTAACTCTTTGATTTCAATATTGCTAGCTCCAATACCATCAAAAATAGTTGTGTATTTATCCATCAAACTTTCTTTTGTATAATCCACTGCTTTTAAAGATTGAGGAGATACTAGTTGGCTGACTTTTTTAAAATTTTGTTTTTTTAAAGCGGTTGTAAATTCTTTAGCGGCATCATTAGCTGCATTTTCATCTTTGTGACTATTGCTCCAAAAATAATAACTTGTTCCTCCAATAATAGCAACTACCAAAACAACTGCACCAATAATCAATCCTAGTTTAGTTGGCTTTTTTTCTTGACTACGAGACTCTCCCAAAACCATCAACTTCCTTTCAATTTAAAGCACTCTCTATTTTATTATATGCCAACAAAATAGGGAATGATAGTAAAAAATTTGTTAAGAAATAAAAAAATCAGAGTAGAATTTGTACTTCTTCCTCTAATTTTTCATATTTTTAATTTAATTTAACTGCTGTACCGCTACAAGTTACCATCAACATTCCATTATCAGCACCTAATACTTCGTAATCCATCTTCACTCCAATAACAGCATCGGCTCCCATTGTTTTAGCTCGTTCTTCCATTTCTTTCAACGCTTCAGTACGAGCATTTAGTAACTCGTTCTCATATCCTTGTGAGCGTCCACCAAAAATATTGCGAAGGCCTGCTCCCATATCTTTTAGCATATTGATACCTGAAATCACCTCACCAAATACGATGCCTTCATAGCTTTTGATTGTTTTATTTTCTACTGAATTAGTTGTTGTAATAATCATCTTCTCTTCCTCCTTTTGATTTATTCTTGAAACTGGGCTTCCTCTTTATCACGATAGTTTTCCATTTTTTTACTAAATAAAACACCATTTGATGGTGGCGTATAGGTGATAGCATTTGCACCGGCTTCAATTGTTTCAATAATAGATTCTTCGGTAGGTCCACCAGTGGCGATTATGGCAATATCGGGGAAATCTTTGCGTATTTTTTTCACCATTTTTGCTGTATGCGCACCACCACTGACATTTAAAATACTGATTCCAGCATTCATTTTTTCTTGAATATCTGTAAATTCTGAAACGATGGTTCCAATAATTGGAATATCGATATTATCACTGATCTCTTTAATCGTACTTGTAGGTGTTGGCGCGTTCACTACGACGCCTAATGAGCCTTGTGCTTCAGCAAATAAACTGATATTCGCTGATCGTTTCCCATGAGTAAGTCCACCACCTACTCCTGAAAAAACAGGAATATTGGCTGCTAAGGTAATGCTTTGAATAATCGCTGGGTGAGGTGTAAAAGGATAAACAGCTATCACTGCATCTGCATCATTGTTGCAAATAATCGCTATATCTGTTGTAAAAATAATAGATCGAATCAGTTTTCCAAAAATACGAATCCCACTTGCCTGACTAATAGACTTCGGAACAGTAATAATATCTTTTCGTAAATCCGTTGTAATTGTCGGAATCGTTTGTTCTTGTTTACCTTTCATTGTATCACTCCTTCGTAGCTCTATTTTACTTGTTTTACAAAAAAGAAGCTATTGAAAAACCATAAAAAAATAAATTTTTATGGTCCTTTTTGGTCATACTGATCAAGTTTGTATTGTTGAATCAATTCAATTAATTTAGCTGGGTAGTCTGGGTCTGTTGCATAACCCGATGCTTGTAAAGCATGTGCAGCCTCTTGATAATTTTTAGCAGCTCTAACAGTCGCATATTGATCTGCATTCCAAGTTGTTCCATTAACAAAGAGTTTTGCGTGATCTTCCATTGACTCTTTCCAGTCTTCATACTTTCTGAAGCGTGCGTTGATTTCAATCCATTGGCCATTTTCA
This window encodes:
- a CDS encoding DNA alkylation repair protein codes for the protein MIKVVLTQNSAKQEAMAKYMKNQFPFAGISAPLRKIQSKEMLKESKTWPIQEVLSEVKRYYALESREYQYIAIDLLQQNIKRLSYEEFAPLFYLVTEKAWWDSVDSLRAVISRWCLVNPEKFDLVFQHFTTSENFWNRRVAINLQLGYKEKTQTNYLQAAIVQEIDTNEFFIQKAIGWSLRDYSKSNPAWVRKFILETPNLSSLAVREGTKYL
- the pbp4 gene encoding penicillin-binding protein PBP4(5), giving the protein MGESRSQEKKPTKLGLIIGAVVLVVAIIGGTSYYFWSNSHKDENAANDAAKEFTTALKKQNFKKVSQLVSPQSLKAVDYTKESLMDKYTTIFDGIGASNIEIKELKVEPVTKNKEYKMSYTMNVTTSLGELKPEKHEAKLTKAGDDYLVDWDAHLIFSKMEATDKISVTTTTATRGEILDKNGEPLANLKKIPEAGIVPNDLGEGDAKTEAIKTISEKLSVPVETIEKKLGASWVKPELLVPIKVMKAGDTPVIPGVQYTLREMRNYPLNEAAAHLIGYVGEVSAEDIEKNKSLNAGDIIGKSGLEAAKDKELRGKNGGRIVINDKDQNLKAVLQEVDKVEGKTITLTIDSKIQKQAYDQIQGQKGSAVMMNPTDGSLMALVSSPSYDANLMTSGISSAEYDQYANDKNLPFLARYASNYAPGSTFKTITAGIGLDAGITTPDKTHDISGLKWQKDSSWGDYFVTRVSDVPTVNMTQALVYSDNIYFAQEGLAMGKETFEKGLNKFIFGETLDLPIAMDPAQVANKKGLNSDILLADTAYGQGQLLMSPIQQAVSYTPFADNGQIRYPKLLSDQKTAESKQAITDKSATIVKDALIETVNSPQGTAHTLAIPGHQIAAKTGTAELKEKQDTKGDENAFLLAFDADNNNYLLVAMLEGGTSRDVISRMRPVLEGMY
- a CDS encoding putative heavy metal-binding protein, whose product is MIITTTNSVENKTIKSYEGIVFGEVISGINMLKDMGAGLRNIFGGRSQGYENELLNARTEALKEMEERAKTMGADAVIGVKMDYEVLGADNGMLMVTCSGTAVKLN
- a CDS encoding hydrolase, with protein sequence MKGKQEQTIPTITTDLRKDIITVPKSISQASGIRIFGKLIRSIIFTTDIAIICNNDADAVIAVYPFTPHPAIIQSITLAANIPVFSGVGGGLTHGKRSANISLFAEAQGSLGVVVNAPTPTSTIKEISDNIDIPIIGTIVSEFTDIQEKMNAGISILNVSGGAHTAKMVKKIRKDFPDIAIIATGGPTEESIIETIEAGANAITYTPPSNGVLFSKKMENYRDKEEAQFQE